In the genome of Anabaena cylindrica PCC 7122, the window CAAAAGTCTGATATCATGAGTCCTAGTGTGGGTGAGTAGCTCAACGGTAGAGCAGTTGACTCTTAATCAATTGGTTGCGGGTTCGATTCCCTCCTCACCCACTAAACGCTATCAAGTCATTAAGAATATTCTCTCATGTAGGGTGCGTTATGCTGTCGCTAACGCACCATTAATATTATTTGGTAATTAATCAATATTTAGTTGTGTACGAAGATCATCTAGTGGTGACTCTGGTAATTTAGGGGGATTTGATCTTTCTAGGTTATTACCAGATTAATATGAAGCTGCATAAAATAATTAAACGCGGATAAAGACAGATAAATCAATGGATTTCAGAATTATGTGCAACCTCACATAAAATTGGTATTAGAATACATTTAATCAGGTAAAAAATCTTTATTTAAACATTCATCTGCACTAAAAGGAGACTCTACTGGAAAGTTATCAATTAACAAACCTGTTTCTATAGCTGCTTGTTGACGTGCATCTTGATAGCATTCAGAGAATGTTTCTAAAAAATATTTTTTCAAACTAGGACTATCTTGTAAATTTTTATTTAATCTCCGTCGATGTTCCAAGATAGTAGAAAGCCAACTATTAGTACGTTTTTCTGGCTGATATTTATATTTCAGCAGGTGCATTAAAAGCACTACTAAATTACTTTCTAATGCTCTTTTTTCACTTCTTCCCATGCTTTCGATTTCTTCAATCAGATTTTCTAAATCAACTTCTGCCAATTTCCCTGCTTTTAATTGTTTGGCTGTTGTTTCTATCCACAGGTAAAAATCTTGTTCGTAAAGATTAGCGTTTGTAGTTACTGTTGGTTGATGTGTTGTCATATAATTGTTTAAACTCTTGATGATTAATTAATCATTTGCCATTCACGAGCATCTATAAATAAGGATAGATGTTTAACATTAGTAGTAGCAACTAATTTATTCATGGTAATTTAGAGCAAGTCTAAAAGGGATTTTCATCAATTTATTGACGCAAATATTCCCAAGTTTCTGTTTGTTCTTGTTGTTCTCCTTCTTCTAGCCATTCTTTTGTTAATTGTTTAAGTGCTTGATGTTGTTGATTTAAGAGTTGTTGCTGTTTTGCATCTATTTCTTGTTGATTATGGTTTAATAAATCTGTTTTAAAAGTAACGCTTTCTCGAAATACTCGCATTATCTGTAGTAAGTTCGGCCAATATTCTTTAGGTGTGGTTTGAATTTCGTGTAAAATTTCTGTCAAATAATTTTCTTTGGTGGTATTAGTGACTTCAGGTTTATTGATTAAATTTGGTTGAGACATAGTTATTTATTCCTCATAATGCGGATAAAGCAGGTATTCGGGATATTTGTATAATTATAGCAATTTTTTATTTATTTCCTGTGGGTACTTTCCAATCTTCTATTCATATCATAAGAAGATTTAGGTTTTGTTTCGCGCAAAGGTGCAAAGGAGCAAAGACGCAAAGGAAGAGAGGGTTATTTTTTGCCAAAGCCTTTAGGTTTGTTTTGAGAATTGCCTTTTTTAGATTTGTGTTTAAAATTGGGTAATTCGCTTTTGGCAGATTTCAGATAAGTGCGAATCATTTCTAACTTTTTTATAGACTCAATAGTAGTTGTATGTTTTGAACCTAACTGTTCCTGATAAATATCTAGAGACTGCTTTAAAAAATTTTCTGCCTTCTTGAAGTCTTGCTGCATAAAATAAAGCATAGCTAAATTATTTAAATCAATGCCTATTTCATGATGTTTATCTCCCAGAATTCTCTTATCTATTTCTAAGGCTTGCATAAAGAGTCTTTCAGCATCATTATAACGTCCAGTTGTTAAATAAATTCCTCCTAAATTATTGATATTGGTAGCTACATCTCGATGATGTTCACCTAGCAATTTTATGTTCATTTCCAAAGATTCATAATAAAATTTTTCAGCCTCATCATATCTGCCTTGTGCTTCATATATCATTGCTAAATTGTTGATAGTAAGTGCAACATCAGGATGTTCTTTCCCTAATGAAGCTTTGTAAATTTTTAATGCTCTCTCACATAAAGTTTCAGCTTTTTTATGGCGGTTAATAGAATGATATAGTAATGCTAAATTATTTAGTGATTGAGCAAACAATGGATGTTCATCACCTAATAATTTTTGCCTGATGTCTAACGCCTCTTTATGTAGCTTTTCAGATTCTTTATATCTACCTTGTTGATGATAAAGCTCTGCTAAATTATTCAAATAAGATGCTAAGTCTGGGTGGTTTTCTCCTTGAAAATATTTATGAGAATCAATGACTTGTAAATATATACATTCAGCCTCACTGTAGCGACTTTGACTTTTGTATAGTAAGCCTAGATTGCCCATTATATATATCATTTTAATTGCTACTTCATTTTCTCCTTCTGCTCGAAAGCCTTCTAATATTTTGATAGCTTTGATATATAAATCTTCTGCTTCACTATAGCGATTCTGTGCTTCATAAATAAGTGCTAATTTACTCCACAAATCCTCTAAGCTACTTAAAATAGTAGTGAATTCGTCTTTTTTCCTTTCCTGAGAATATTGTACAAGCAATGCTAAAGACTCTTTACATACCATTTCAGCTTCACTATATTTACCTAAATAGTAATAAATTACTGCTAATGTTCTAATAAACTCAGATACATAGAAACTATTTATTTGTTGTTCTTGCGGATATTTAATTATTTTTAACGCTTCTTTGCATAAATCTTCTGCTTCGCTGTATCGTCCCTGTTTACATGATGTTTCTGCTAAATCGTGAATACTAATTGATAGAGATGGATGATCTAAACCATAGTATTGTTTTGTTAAAAATAAGCACTTGTGATAATATAATTCAGCCTGTTTATATAATCCTTGAGATATATAAAATTTAGCTAATCCTCTCAAAGTCCTAAACGATAAATTATCATCAAATTTTTTACAATATTGATGATTCTCTACTTCAGCTATATGAGGTATAATAGGAGAAAATTTATTAACTTGCTGAATAGTCAGTAATTTATTAAACTGTTTTGCTATATCAACAATCGTATGCACAAATCCTTGTTTAAAATCATCTACTTTCTCTAAATATTCAAGTTTATCCCGCAAAAATTCCCGAATTAATGGATGTACTCTATAACTTCCTTGACCTGTACGTTCCAATAAATTAAAATCTAATAAATCTCCTCTAGCTTCTTCCACAATATCTAAATCAATTTCTTCATTTTCTGAAACTGGTAAATTTTGATAAGCCTGTTTTACCAACTCCCAA includes:
- a CDS encoding DUF29 domain-containing protein yields the protein MTTHQPTVTTNANLYEQDFYLWIETTAKQLKAGKLAEVDLENLIEEIESMGRSEKRALESNLVVLLMHLLKYKYQPEKRTNSWLSTILEHRRRLNKNLQDSPSLKKYFLETFSECYQDARQQAAIETGLLIDNFPVESPFSADECLNKDFLPD
- a CDS encoding tetratricopeptide repeat protein, which codes for MTDTPGKIQEFINFARSLKGYEKGEGQEFCVKLFQAFGHRGCIEAGAKLEYRIKPDGQHTKFADLVWRPRLLLEMKSRGEKLEKHHQQVFEYWNELKPKPRYVILCNFDEFWIYDTQFQIEEPVNFVKLEELPKRYEALNFLFSGNQGFNTNSAEILAYENIPPNGVLQFVGREDEVKKLDELLQQQHGRKIAVIVGIGGVGKTEFAKQYALRHLQNCRENKSNISTGGVCWLDSREGDIARPIVSFARSFLNLNPPEDWDIPTQLNYCWRNWQTGEWLIVIDDVTDYGKIKPYLPPESSQFTILLTRRQKLGSSFADLQLETLQPQPALDLLKSLVGAERIEQELEIAEKICSWLGYLPLGLELVGRYLDRDPDLSLKTMFSLLEKKRLRHKSITEADATMTAKLGLNDAIELSWERLDENAQELGCMLSLFALADIPWELVKQAYQNLPVSENEEIDLDIVEEARGDLLDFNLLERTGQGSYRVHPLIREFLRDKLEYLEKVDDFKQGFVHTIVDIAKQFNKLLTIQQVNKFSPIIPHIAEVENHQYCKKFDDNLSFRTLRGLAKFYISQGLYKQAELYYHKCLFLTKQYYGLDHPSLSISIHDLAETSCKQGRYSEAEDLCKEALKIIKYPQEQQINSFYVSEFIRTLAVIYYYLGKYSEAEMVCKESLALLVQYSQERKKDEFTTILSSLEDLWSKLALIYEAQNRYSEAEDLYIKAIKILEGFRAEGENEVAIKMIYIMGNLGLLYKSQSRYSEAECIYLQVIDSHKYFQGENHPDLASYLNNLAELYHQQGRYKESEKLHKEALDIRQKLLGDEHPLFAQSLNNLALLYHSINRHKKAETLCERALKIYKASLGKEHPDVALTINNLAMIYEAQGRYDEAEKFYYESLEMNIKLLGEHHRDVATNINNLGGIYLTTGRYNDAERLFMQALEIDKRILGDKHHEIGIDLNNLAMLYFMQQDFKKAENFLKQSLDIYQEQLGSKHTTTIESIKKLEMIRTYLKSAKSELPNFKHKSKKGNSQNKPKGFGKK